From a region of the Arachis ipaensis cultivar K30076 chromosome B09, Araip1.1, whole genome shotgun sequence genome:
- the LOC107615383 gene encoding uncharacterized protein LOC107615383, giving the protein MIYVLEEPINTGGASVSSHISAEGCEKMAESVFLLVHHRGKIDENTSEGVTFSSKKQVGVFINPSTSLDDLRNSILQKLGKCSKKLVKQMFFRIHISLRQGYVKFGKYEMLGYNDIHVIFHSQSRFPDLGAMELFAKMADVEGSSGGSAPNLPTVGVDGASSAIPICHDITAHVSSPSFAADLAVHAEDGDCLGDVRTFRELAAAIREGPVLDGATMFMEIRDRDPLAEAIGDDDSDSEPPIIGDESDGEDDTRPVGRSQGQTSSQTQQYPPHFSTLDLEAMNQPAFLGRQMSTIHRDEHDMHGTEEFEVGQRFQSKEEAVSMVKNYNIRRGVQYMVFKSDQLKYHEKCVQFENGCNWLIRVTIWHWKGYWEVRKYNGPHACLATELSTDHRVDATISVKVLQNVVSTTYGFKPSYRKVWMAKQKAIAHIYGDWEESYNIIPRWIIGV; this is encoded by the exons ATGATTTATGTGTTGGAAGAGCCTATAAATACAGGAGGAGCATCTGTGTCGAGCCATATTTCAGCTGAGGGTTGCGAAAAGATGGCTGAGAGTGTGTTCTTGTTAGTTCATCATCGGGGAAAGATTGATGAAAACACAAGTGAGGGTGTAACGTTCAGTAGCAAGAAACAGGTTGGAGTGTTCATAAATCCATCAACGAGTTTAGATGATTTACGAAATAGCATATTACAGAAGTTAGGGAAGTGCAGTAAAAAGCTTGTGAAGCAGATGTTCTTTAGGATCCATATCTCACTCAGGCAAGGTTATGTGAAGTTTGGAAAATATGAGATGCTAGGCTATAACGACATTCATGTTATATTTCACAGTCAATCGAGATTTCCAGATTTGGGGGCTATGGAGTTGTTCGCGAAAATGGCTGATGTGGAGGGTAGCTCCGGTGGATCTGCTCCAAATCTGCCCACCGTCGGGGTAGATGGTGCTTCAAGTGCCATTCCAATCTGTCACGACATCACCGCCCACGTTTCATCTCCTTCATTTGCAGCCGATCTGGCTGTTCATGCTGAAGATGGAGATTGCTTGGGTGATGTGCGAACCTTCAGGGAGCTTGCAGCGGCAATCAGAGAGGGACCGGTATTGGATGGTGCAACTATGTTCATGGAGATCAGAGATAGGGATCCACTTGCTGAGGCCATTGGCGATGATGATTCAGATTCGGAACCACCCATTATTGGTGATGAATCTGACGGTGAGGATGACACAAGACCAGTTGGGAGATCGCAAGGCCAAACAAGTTCTCAGACACAACAGTACCCTCCACACTTCTCTACATTGGATCTTGAGGCGATGAATCAACCAGCATTTTTAGGTCGACAAATGTCAACTATTCACAGAGACGAGCACGATATGCATGGGACAGAGGAGTTTGAGGTCGGGCAGCGGTTCCAGAGTAAGGAGGAGGCAGTGTCGATGGTGAAGAATTATAATATCCGCCGTGGTGTTCAGTATATGGTGTTTAAGTCGGACCAGTTGAAGTATCACGAGAAGTGCGTCCAATTTGAGAATGGGTGTAATTGGCTGATACGCGTGACTATATGGCATTGGAAGGGATACTGGGAAGTCCGGAAGTACAATGGGCCTCACGCATGTCTTGCAACCGAGTTGTCCACCGACCATAG GGTGGATGCAACAATCTCGGTGAAAGTACTGCAGAATGTGGTCTCAACGACATATGGTTTCAAACCCAGCTACCGGAAGGTGTGGATGGCTAAGCAGAAGGCGATTGCACATATTTATGGTGATTGGGAGGAATCTTACAACATAATTCCGAGGTGGATAATCGGGGTTTAG
- the LOC107617650 gene encoding uncharacterized protein LOC107617650, with protein MGLGMKYDEESKVVDDGGEGGGGGANSFDSVSCSICLDAVIDNGDRSLAKLKCGHQFHLDCIGSAFNMKGTMQCPNCRKIEKGQWLYANGGRSYHDYSMDDWTHDEDLYDLSYSEMSFGVHWCPFGNLARLPSSFEDGEFSSSAYHDILGGQHAVYAEHHNTVVNSVNHPCPYIAYFGAIHPSSSNSGGNVSEISTFSHWNGSSVHSDMPTSYTYPTLDLHYHSWEQHSPPFSTYTSRLVAGDRRSISPRTQRPSRGGSDVPRSSSYMHPPGGHSSSGSVSSVTSSMLPPYPGSNARSRDRVQALQAYYQSPNSTTTRTHVPSGSRRSGNHSGSPQIAPDQSGFFFVPSSSSGRSSFPEDACLPSRYHAWEREHISSLSIVDRDSAWRQYRQTVGRSERSSNYRLRHGSERMHSHNR; from the exons ATGGGTCTTGGGATGAAATATGACGAAGAAAGCAAGGTGGTTGACGATGGAGGAGAGGGTGGCGGTGGTGGAGCTAATTCGTTTGATTCTGTCTCATGTTCAATTTGCCTTGACGCTGTTATCGATAATGGGGATCGATCGTTGGCTAAGCTTAAATGTGGCCATCAATTTCATCTTG ATTGCATTGGTTCAGCATTCAATATGAAAGGAACAATGCAATGCCCTAATTGTCGAAAGATTGAGAAAGGTCAATGGCTTTATGCTAATGGTGGCCGGTCATATCATGATTACAGTATGGATGATTGGACCCATGATGAGGACCTTTATGACCTTAGCTACTCTGAAATG TCCTTTGGAGTTCATTGGTGCCCATTTGGCAACTTGGCGAGACTTCCATCATCTTTCGA GGACGGAGAATTTTCATCAAGTGCAT ATCATGATATACTGGGAGGACAACATGCTGTATATGCTGAGCATCATAACACAGTTGTAAATTCTGTTAATCATCCTTGCCCATATATTGCATATTTTGGAGCAATACATCCATCTTCCTCCAACTCAGGTGGAAATGTTTCAGAGATTTCCACCTTCAGTCATTGGAATGGTTCATCTGTGCATAGCGACATGCCCACTTCCTACACATATCCTACATTGGATCTTCATTATCATAGTTGGGAACAACATTCCCCTCCTTTCTCTACATACACTAGTCGTCTAGTTGCCGGTGATCGCCGGTCGATATCTCCACGGACTCAAAGGCCATCCAGGGGTGGCTCAGATGTACCAAGATCAAGTTCTTATATGCATCCTCCTGGGGGTCACAG TTCTTCTGGTTCTGTGAGCTCAGTTACTTCCTCAATGCTACCTCCTTATCCTGGTAGCAACGCTCGATCCCGTGATAGAGTTCAAGCGCTTCAAGCTTACTATCAATCACCAAATTCAACTACAACGCGAACACACGTTCCTTCTGGATCCCGAAGATCTGGTAATCATAGTGGATCACCTCAAATTGCACCGGACCAAAGCGGTTTCTTTTTTGTCCCATCAAGTTCTTCAGGTCGTAGTAGTTTTCCAGAAGATGCATGTCTCCCAAGTCGCTACCATGCTTGGGAACGAGAGCACATATCTTCTTTAAGCATTGTTGATAGAGATTCAGCCTGGAGACAATACCGCCAAACTGTTGGTAGGTCAGAACGCTCTAGCAACTATCGATTAAGGCATGGATCCGAAAGAATGCATTCCCATAATCGATGA